A single region of the Oryzias latipes chromosome 19, ASM223467v1 genome encodes:
- the LOC101163458 gene encoding 5-hydroxytryptamine receptor 3A isoform X2: protein MMLAQSVLVLLLTGDLNTTEFDYLNRSMTTPSPETEDAYKCSYESILKILDLKKNSDKYVISRPVKDYRSKTWVYVQMRIYAILDMREAHQMFFSYIWVYLKWNNEHIRWDPKQFCGQEYILIPTKYLWIPDLTIEEMTEQDKATPSTHLKIKNSGWIEFRNDEVVESTCKMEVYRFPFDIQSCNISFKSIMHSDSELSLLEYTEDSELTEESRQTIQTQFEWIFISMSERKKTINHFGFNQTVVVYTISMKRRSVLYIANFLLPVLFFLCLDFASFLMSDTGGEKVGFKVTVLLAVTVMQLILNDILPPSSDKIPLIAIYCIGIFTLMLLSLLETILVMYLIDKDQTSTDKKEENQKLIENPEDKHSPLPCCCTGIKKRICCASAAKEDESFPKEGCSSPHTEVSLVMEKVYEELSEMKKSITLLSSSRTEDEKPGYWTRVAEKIDKVFIIFYILSVLLFLSVLFTLWNIDGT, encoded by the exons AAACTGAGGATGCATATAAATGCAGTTATGAGTCTATTTTGAAAATTTTGGATCTCAAGAAAAACAGTGACAAGTATGTTATAAGCCGACCTGTCAAAGACTATCGGAGTAAGACGTGGGTTTATGTTCAAATGAGGATTTACGCCATTCTGGATATG AGAGAGGCTCACCAGATGTTCTTTTCTTACATTTGGGTCTATTTG AAATGGAACAATGAGCACATTCGGTGGGATCCTAAACAGTTTTGTGGACAGGAGTATATTTTAATTCCAACAAAATATTTATGGATTCCTGATCTGACAATTGAAGAGAT GACAGAGCAGGATAAAGCCACACCAAGTACTCATCTCAAAATCAAAAATTCTGGCTGGATTGAATTCAGGAACGACGAAGTGGTGGAGAGTACCTGCAAGATGGAAGTTTACAGATTTCCATTTGACATTCAGAGCTGCAACATCTCATTCAAATCTATCATGCATTCTG ATTCTGAACTATCATTGCTCGAATATACCGAAGACTCAGAGCTTACAGAGGAGTCTCGTCAAACAATCCAGACGCAATTTGAATGGATTTTTATCAGCATGTCAGAAcgcaaaaaaacaatcaatcatTTTGGTTTCAACCAAACGGTGGTTGTTTACACT aTCAGCATGAAGAGAAGGTCAGTCCTTTATATCGCAAACTTCCTGCTGCCCGTTCTATTCTTCTTGTGTCTGGACTTTGCCTCCTTCCTCATGTCAGACACTGGGGGTGAGAAGGTTGGCTTCAAGGTCACAGTCCTACTTGCTGTGACTGTGATGCAGCTTATTCTCAATGACATTTTGCCCCCTTCTTCAGACAAAATTCCTCTTATAG CGATCTACTGCATTGGGATCTTTACTTTGATGCTACTAAGCCTCCTGGAAACCATTTTAGTGATGTATTTGATAGACAAAGACCAGACTTCTACTgacaagaaagaagaaaaccagAAACTGATTGAGAATCCAGAAGATAAACACAGTCCACTCCCATGCTGTTGTACTG GAATTAAGAAAAGGATTTGCTGTGCATCTGCTGCCAAAGAAGATGAGTCTTTTCCTAAAGAG GGTTGCAGCAGTCCCCACACTGAGGTGTCTCTTGTCATGGAAAAAGTCTATGAGGAGCTTAGTGAAATGAAGAAATCCATTACTCtgctgagcagcagcaggacagaAGATGAGAAGCCTGGCTACTGGACCAGAGTGGCTGAAAAAATAGACAAAgtcttcattattttttatatactatctgttcttctgtttttgagTGTCCTTTTTACTTTGTGGAATATTGATGGTACTTAA